CAAAATAGGCACAATATGTAGCCCTGAACGAAAATTCCTTCCCAATAAAAGACCTATTTCATCTAAAAAAGCTGTTACAAAAACACAAATAAAAAATACAGCAGGTATAAAATAGTCCATAATTTTTCTATATGTTTCTTTGGCATCTTCTTCTGTGGATTTTTTGAAGTAAAAAGGTTCAGCGCCGTATCTAAATGCTTGTACAGCTAAACTGACAAAAATTGAAAGCTTGTAACACGCTCCATAAATTCCTACGACTTCATCGTTACTTAGCCCAGGATAAAAGCCTTGTGGCAAGTACCGTTTGAGTAGTATCCTATCTAAATTCTCATTGACCATACCTGCCAAACCTGAAATGAGCAGCGGGCTGCCATACCTCAACATTGAAGGTATCCAAGACAATTTGAAACTAAATCTTTTAGGAAAAGTCAAAGGGAACAAAACTAAAACCGTAAATAAAGAAGCAACTACATTTGTAATAAAAATGTACTCTACGCCTTTTTTGAGATAGCCCACAAAATAAAGATTTAGCGCAATATTGAGCAGAATATTTGCAAAGCGAATACTTACAAACAAAGCAACTTTTTCCTGCCTACGTAACCATGCAAATTGTATTGCTGAAATAGTGTCAAGCGCTAGTAGGATAGCAAGATAAACTATGTATTGAGGATGTGCTTCGTAGGATAGTCCGCTTGCTATTGGTTTTGAAAAGACAATTAAAACGGTAGTCAGTGCAGTTGAAGTAAGTGTAATTAACATAAAGATAGTTCCATACACATCGTTGAGATTATATTCTTTTTTAGTGCTGAACCGAAAAAATGTAGTTTC
The Bacteroidia bacterium DNA segment above includes these coding regions:
- a CDS encoding oligosaccharide flippase family protein: MTKALQKLLSQTAFYGISSLLGRLLNYLLVPLYTRVLEPSEYGIVTDLMAYMSFMLIIYSYGMETTFFRFSTKKEYNLNDVYGTIFMLITLTSTALTTVLIVFSKPIASGLSYEAHPQYIVYLAILLALDTISAIQFAWLRRQEKVALFVSIRFANILLNIALNLYFVGYLKKGVEYIFITNVVASLFTVLVLFPLTFPKRFSFKLSWIPSMLRYGSPLLISGLAGMVNENLDRILLKRYLPQGFYPGLSNDEVVGIYGACYKLSIFVSLAVQAFRYGAEPFYFKKSTEEDAKETYRKIMDYFIPAVFFICVFVTAFLDEIGLLLGRNFRSGLHIVPILLLANAFLGIYYNLSVWYKITQKTEWAVYISLVGALLTILINFIGIPIWGMMASVYATVISYGTMMTLSYYFGQKFYSVPYNLTTFIRYFLITIGFIALLFYVPIKEWHIVGQFGIKMFLIMIYVGVFWYDKTKRKMFLV